In Colwellia sp. PAMC 20917, a single genomic region encodes these proteins:
- a CDS encoding OB-fold-containig protein, producing the protein MEQLLEVASKFPTVIYSTLLGVVVVYWLIGMLGLVDLGLAGDADLDVEVDTELDTSIGGLTGFMLTFGLTGVPFTLVFSIIILICWLISFYLQLYILAWLPDGWLYYLCGVVSSFIVFLISLPLTAIVIRPLKGMFKSVETSKSIQLVGKSATIATQTVSETFGQVRIYNKGAEILLDVRCDPEHHLKKGDNVLLIEYLKEKHIYIVAPYNE; encoded by the coding sequence ATGGAACAGCTACTAGAAGTCGCTTCAAAATTTCCCACTGTAATATATTCGACACTGCTAGGTGTCGTGGTTGTTTATTGGCTTATTGGCATGTTAGGTCTGGTCGATTTAGGATTAGCTGGAGATGCAGACCTTGACGTAGAAGTAGACACCGAACTTGATACTTCTATTGGTGGCCTGACCGGTTTTATGCTGACTTTTGGTTTAACGGGGGTGCCGTTCACCTTAGTTTTTAGCATTATTATCCTTATTTGCTGGCTAATCAGCTTTTACCTGCAATTATATATTCTAGCTTGGCTACCCGATGGCTGGTTATATTATCTATGCGGCGTTGTTAGTAGCTTTATTGTTTTTCTAATTTCCCTGCCATTAACTGCCATTGTTATTCGTCCCTTAAAAGGAATGTTTAAAAGTGTTGAAACCTCTAAGAGTATTCAGCTGGTCGGTAAAAGTGCGACAATTGCAACGCAAACGGTTAGTGAAACCTTTGGTCAAGTACGAATATATAATAAGGGCGCAGAAATTTTACTTGATGTGCGCTGTGACCCAGAACACCACTTAAAAAAGGGCGACAATGTGCTACTGATAGAATATTTAAAAGAAAAGCATATCTACATTGTCGCGCCGTATAACGAATAA
- a CDS encoding flotillin family protein codes for MVMEPLYLAIGIGVLLVFSLLIMMAKFYHKVEQGQALIINKLGAEPEISTNGGMVIPIIHKKEIMDISTKRMMLERKGRSGLICQDNIRADITITFYIRVNETKEDILRVAKQVGCERSSFPETLQELFEAKFSEALKTVGKQLNFTDLFTQRDIFRDKIKEVIGQDLSGYVLEDVAIDFLEQTSINDLDPNNIMDAEGIRRITELTAQQSVETNDLKRQEEIRIKRQDIDAKEKGLELDRQLADAQAKQTREISTVEAREEAETAKIVQEEFCKSEQARIATEQTVAVAEENKQREADIAQQNRFRAVAIEEEKVKRARQVEEIDREKEVETLRIDKEKALEIERKNIAEVQRERIMVEKGVAEEEELIKDLRVVSEANRQKDELVIKAKGEAEQALVKDIESAKAQEQAAEHIARKMQTIADAELKAASKQAESKKILAEGNQAEAASQGLAEAQITLAQADAHERQGEAEAKTLELKLTAEAKGIQEKALAEATGLREKQDVLNAMSEQAREFETFGLRLNQERELTLAKLENSVALAEKQAGVLATALSEANINIMGGDGEFLRQFMNSITVGKSIDGLVNESETVKTLFKDHLNGDRNIMDDLGGVLAGAAQTSETMKNFNMSKLLSTLNNADDTQKGALASLLNLANKNSSDEK; via the coding sequence ATGGTAATGGAACCACTTTATCTAGCGATTGGCATTGGCGTACTTCTAGTCTTTTCTCTGTTAATCATGATGGCTAAATTTTATCATAAAGTAGAGCAGGGCCAAGCATTAATCATTAACAAGCTCGGCGCTGAACCAGAAATAAGTACTAATGGCGGTATGGTTATTCCTATTATCCATAAAAAAGAAATTATGGATATTTCTACTAAGCGAATGATGTTAGAACGAAAAGGGCGATCTGGGCTTATTTGCCAGGATAACATTCGTGCTGATATCACTATTACCTTTTATATCCGGGTCAATGAAACCAAAGAAGACATTCTACGTGTGGCAAAACAAGTTGGTTGTGAGCGGTCTTCTTTCCCTGAAACCCTACAAGAACTTTTTGAAGCGAAGTTTTCTGAAGCACTTAAAACTGTTGGTAAACAATTAAACTTTACTGATCTTTTTACTCAACGAGATATTTTTCGTGACAAGATTAAAGAAGTTATTGGCCAAGACTTATCAGGTTATGTACTTGAAGATGTCGCGATTGATTTTCTTGAACAAACATCGATTAACGATTTAGATCCTAATAATATTATGGATGCTGAAGGTATTAGGCGCATTACCGAGTTAACCGCTCAACAAAGTGTTGAAACTAATGACTTGAAACGCCAAGAAGAAATACGCATTAAACGACAAGATATTGATGCTAAAGAAAAAGGTTTAGAGCTTGATCGCCAATTAGCAGATGCCCAAGCTAAACAGACGCGAGAAATTTCTACTGTAGAAGCTCGAGAAGAAGCGGAAACAGCTAAAATTGTGCAAGAAGAGTTTTGTAAGTCTGAACAGGCAAGAATAGCGACTGAACAGACAGTCGCTGTAGCTGAAGAAAATAAGCAGCGTGAAGCTGATATCGCGCAACAAAATCGTTTTAGAGCCGTGGCTATCGAAGAAGAAAAAGTGAAACGTGCCCGTCAAGTCGAAGAAATAGATCGTGAAAAAGAAGTTGAAACACTAAGAATCGATAAAGAAAAGGCCCTAGAAATAGAGCGTAAAAATATTGCTGAAGTACAGCGTGAACGCATCATGGTTGAAAAAGGCGTCGCTGAAGAAGAAGAGCTTATTAAAGATTTGCGTGTGGTTTCAGAAGCTAATCGCCAGAAAGATGAATTGGTTATTAAAGCCAAAGGTGAGGCTGAGCAAGCATTGGTTAAAGATATTGAATCAGCTAAAGCGCAAGAACAAGCGGCTGAGCACATAGCAAGAAAAATGCAAACCATTGCCGACGCTGAATTAAAAGCGGCGAGTAAACAGGCTGAGTCGAAGAAAATATTGGCTGAGGGTAATCAAGCAGAAGCTGCATCACAAGGGCTTGCTGAAGCTCAAATTACCTTAGCACAAGCCGATGCACACGAAAGGCAAGGCGAGGCTGAAGCTAAAACACTCGAACTTAAATTGACCGCTGAAGCTAAAGGTATACAAGAAAAAGCCTTAGCAGAAGCAACGGGTTTACGTGAAAAACAAGATGTACTTAACGCTATGTCTGAACAAGCCAGAGAGTTTGAAACCTTTGGTTTACGTTTAAATCAAGAGCGTGAATTAACCTTAGCGAAGCTAGAAAATAGTGTTGCGTTAGCTGAGAAGCAAGCAGGTGTATTAGCAACGGCATTAAGTGAAGCCAATATTAATATTATGGGCGGCGATGGCGAGTTCTTACGTCAGTTTATGAACTCTATCACGGTTGGTAAGTCTATCGATGGCTTAGTTAATGAAAGTGAAACAGTAAAAACCTTGTTTAAAGATCACTTAAATGGCGACCGCAATATTATGGACGATTTAGGTGGGGTGCTAGCTGGTGCTGCTCAAACGAGTGAAACCATGAAAAATTTCAATATGTCTAAGTTATTATCAACATTAAATAATGCCGACGACACTCAAAAAGGCGCATTGGCTAGTTTGTTAAACTTAGCGAACAAAAACTCGTCAGACGAAAAATAG
- a CDS encoding DNA repair ATPase, whose protein sequence is MSDKDSVTNQAVAEGGSYELIQRRLSALGSDLNTQIKQLNDKRIVTFGSTEMKVDARVRVRTEHNCVARDIAAIGDTLLFGYNVFLGLKRNITVSDVFSLHQIKGDKDDIEIIDLPVQDSFLDDAEFVRDFDELYTYYKKTFLAHVYRQGSKVFAIFRIGERLDDIRVFRWGIDADHQVSYIDNRGERDIKQPENFDFEWHKVSREQQEQGKHPHYNLYDILFVEAIGGSITLKVENNTTAGQGIYSEPVEDEHQSIDDAEIHYARVGELILLKIKPYRETDTRHLIFNAKTQQVIRQDAIAHACIQLPEDHGIIFPGGYYLQNGEHKSFEDNAEDLQLHRVVKSPNGEDFLYIFYEPNEGQYALFGYNLITRTLQNPIYGHGQSLYNNGRAVVFNAESEPSRVHAMQIWQTPFCSEEFASNQPVDNSFFGKIGNPELVRGISDLYSVAKLISVQTPSAQHFNDLVKESKQIFDKYHWLNDEELILLHDLIKQIAITSELVIDEFEKVTSIKENSDRALIQAKEKLAELVTQVQISGFEHASQFVDCLSALAQFKGELISHKDLRYIDVDAINAMETHLDTLTKELSQATADFLQQDDALTPYQKTIVTLEKAIEKSESVSSLKPIRTEIEELVQGLELLNRTMLSLKIEDSRQRTRILEDISAVFSQINRVKANADLAAKSVGSEEARAEFGARFKLLSQSVTSALNASDSPQACDEQLSQILIQLEDLESQFSDYDEFYNEIITKRDEIYDNFEQHKQQLMDAQQRRCLNLMTAAERIIEGVIRRSQSFSEQDKLNSYFAGDPMVAKLRQLISQLRELEDNVRADDIDAQLKNAKEQGIRALRDKTDIYSADGSLVKIGDHQFSVNRQKLELTLLPRDGDMVLHISGSEYFETLPAELFVGTEYLWQQALVSESDKVYRGEYLAATLLFEAEFAGQAQLECLKAAVKNNELGEVVRKAAEPRYQEGYDKGVHDADAALILKQLLALRESIGLLAYPVLERRLALLFFTTELADNSRKDLLQRSHNLYIMEETFGDSQLRHQLIKELATLLDSYIESQPWLKCDTLLSATYLLKELALAEQKFVIKESSVELANQLESQLKHKSLEKQLSGALLGCSTLEQKYQLYWAWLQAFSSHQSMNIHQDIIAEAAIFMLMQEQCEFYTSLADTEGVVDGLLGQHGQISDRKIAINYQEFITRLRQFKNEHEPAFKGFHIQKQKVLAAQRKRLRLEEFKPRALSSFVRNKLINDVYFPIIGINLAKQIGAAGNNKRSDLMGLLLLISPPGYGKTTLIEYVASKLGMTFVKINCPSIGHDQLSLDPAQANNSTAKNEVEKINLAFEMGNNVMLYLDDIQHTNPEFLQKFISLCDGSRKVDGVWNGDSKTYDMRGKKFAVVMAGNPYTESGEAFSIPDMLANRADIYNLGDTLSGREEEFSLSFIENSLTSNRYIAPLATRDMGDLYNLVKIADGQQIATTELKHNYSQAEVNEIVAVIQRIRKIQATVLKANQQYIASAAQDDKYRTEPSFKLQGSYRNMNKMAEKVVPVMTEEEVEQLIVDHYRGEAQTLTIGAEENLLKLAELRNNQTSEEKVRWQQIKADFVRHQNLGDSDNPIAAVASQISLLQKGLNQIGEALLEPKSAALDTLNETLASLKLQVNIEKPDDSALAETLALFSENMASFLTPLVNALQSNKNVDLAMIDTLKTLNLTTEKSVKSSETHIQKISRELASEKQSSDELSADET, encoded by the coding sequence ATGTCAGATAAGGATAGCGTCACTAATCAGGCTGTTGCGGAAGGGGGTTCATATGAACTTATTCAGCGCAGATTGTCAGCCTTAGGCAGTGATCTTAATACACAAATTAAGCAGCTAAATGACAAGCGCATTGTTACGTTTGGCTCCACCGAGATGAAAGTTGATGCTCGTGTGCGGGTTAGAACTGAGCATAATTGTGTTGCTAGAGATATTGCCGCCATTGGAGATACCTTACTTTTTGGCTATAACGTCTTTCTCGGTTTAAAGCGCAATATTACCGTCTCAGATGTTTTTAGTTTACACCAAATAAAAGGTGATAAAGATGACATTGAGATTATTGATCTTCCGGTACAAGATAGCTTTCTTGACGATGCTGAATTTGTCCGTGATTTTGATGAGTTATATACCTATTACAAAAAAACATTTCTAGCTCATGTTTATCGACAAGGCAGTAAAGTATTTGCCATCTTTCGTATTGGTGAACGCCTTGATGATATTAGAGTATTTCGTTGGGGTATCGACGCTGATCACCAAGTTAGCTATATCGATAATCGTGGTGAAAGAGATATAAAGCAGCCAGAAAATTTTGACTTTGAATGGCATAAAGTATCTCGAGAGCAACAAGAGCAAGGTAAACACCCACATTATAATTTATATGACATCTTGTTTGTCGAAGCTATTGGTGGCTCAATTACTTTAAAAGTTGAGAATAATACCACCGCTGGTCAAGGTATATATTCTGAGCCAGTCGAAGATGAACATCAGTCTATAGATGATGCTGAAATCCATTACGCCAGAGTGGGTGAGCTTATTTTATTGAAAATAAAGCCGTATCGTGAAACTGACACTCGCCATTTAATTTTTAATGCTAAAACTCAGCAAGTGATCAGGCAAGATGCTATTGCTCATGCTTGTATTCAGTTACCAGAAGACCACGGTATTATTTTTCCTGGTGGATACTATTTGCAAAATGGTGAACACAAAAGCTTTGAAGATAATGCCGAAGATTTACAGTTACACCGAGTGGTAAAGTCGCCAAACGGTGAAGACTTTCTCTATATATTTTATGAGCCAAATGAAGGGCAGTACGCTTTGTTTGGTTATAATTTAATTACGAGAACATTGCAAAACCCTATTTATGGTCATGGGCAAAGTTTATACAATAACGGCAGAGCCGTGGTTTTTAATGCCGAGTCCGAGCCATCACGTGTTCATGCCATGCAAATATGGCAAACGCCTTTTTGTAGTGAAGAGTTTGCTAGTAACCAACCGGTTGATAATAGCTTCTTTGGCAAAATAGGTAATCCTGAACTGGTCCGCGGTATTTCTGATTTATACAGTGTTGCTAAATTGATCTCGGTGCAAACACCAAGCGCGCAGCATTTTAATGATTTAGTGAAAGAGTCTAAACAAATATTTGATAAATATCATTGGCTTAATGATGAAGAGCTGATTTTGCTGCATGATCTTATCAAGCAAATCGCGATCACCTCTGAATTGGTTATAGATGAATTTGAAAAAGTCACCAGCATTAAAGAAAACTCTGATCGGGCCTTAATTCAAGCAAAAGAAAAGCTAGCCGAGCTAGTAACACAAGTTCAAATTTCGGGTTTTGAGCATGCGTCACAATTCGTTGACTGCTTATCGGCGTTAGCCCAATTTAAAGGTGAATTGATTTCTCATAAAGACTTACGTTATATCGATGTTGACGCAATTAATGCCATGGAAACTCACTTAGATACGTTAACGAAAGAACTTAGCCAAGCAACCGCTGATTTTCTCCAACAAGACGATGCTTTAACGCCTTATCAAAAGACCATAGTCACATTAGAAAAGGCGATAGAAAAAAGTGAATCAGTTAGCTCATTAAAGCCGATTCGTACGGAAATTGAAGAGCTTGTGCAAGGATTAGAATTACTTAATCGCACAATGTTGTCACTAAAAATTGAAGATAGCCGACAAAGAACACGTATTCTAGAAGATATTTCAGCAGTTTTTAGTCAAATAAACCGCGTTAAAGCTAATGCTGATTTGGCGGCTAAAAGTGTCGGTAGTGAAGAAGCACGAGCAGAATTTGGTGCTCGATTTAAACTATTAAGTCAAAGTGTCACCAGTGCTTTAAATGCGAGTGATTCACCGCAAGCATGTGATGAGCAACTTTCTCAAATTCTAATTCAGTTAGAAGACTTAGAAAGCCAGTTTAGTGATTATGATGAATTTTATAATGAAATCATCACTAAAAGAGATGAGATATACGATAACTTTGAACAACATAAGCAGCAGCTAATGGATGCACAGCAGCGTCGTTGTTTGAATTTGATGACGGCAGCCGAGCGCATTATTGAAGGTGTGATCAGACGGAGTCAATCGTTTAGTGAGCAAGACAAATTAAACAGCTATTTTGCTGGCGATCCTATGGTTGCCAAGCTTAGACAACTAATTTCACAGCTTAGAGAGCTTGAGGACAATGTTAGAGCTGATGACATTGACGCTCAATTAAAAAATGCTAAAGAGCAAGGCATAAGAGCACTGAGAGATAAAACAGATATTTACTCTGCTGACGGTAGTTTAGTTAAAATAGGCGACCACCAATTTTCGGTGAATCGTCAAAAATTAGAACTGACCTTATTACCTCGTGATGGTGACATGGTCTTGCATATCAGTGGTAGTGAATACTTTGAAACGCTACCCGCTGAATTATTTGTTGGTACTGAATACCTTTGGCAGCAAGCGCTGGTCTCTGAATCTGACAAGGTCTACCGAGGAGAGTATTTAGCGGCAACACTATTATTTGAGGCTGAATTTGCTGGCCAAGCGCAACTTGAGTGTTTAAAAGCGGCGGTAAAAAACAATGAATTAGGTGAGGTGGTTAGAAAAGCGGCTGAGCCACGTTATCAAGAAGGTTATGATAAGGGCGTGCATGATGCCGATGCGGCATTAATTCTAAAGCAATTACTTGCTTTAAGAGAATCTATTGGCTTGTTAGCTTATCCGGTCTTGGAAAGAAGACTCGCGCTACTTTTTTTCACCACAGAATTAGCTGATAACAGTAGAAAAGATTTATTACAGCGCAGTCATAATCTCTATATCATGGAAGAAACTTTTGGTGATAGTCAATTACGCCATCAGCTTATTAAAGAATTGGCTACGCTATTAGATAGCTATATTGAAAGTCAGCCTTGGCTGAAATGTGATACGTTATTGTCAGCAACCTACCTATTAAAAGAGTTAGCTTTAGCCGAACAGAAATTTGTTATTAAAGAAAGTAGCGTTGAGTTAGCTAATCAACTGGAGAGTCAGTTAAAGCATAAGAGCTTAGAAAAACAACTCAGTGGCGCATTATTGGGTTGTTCGACACTAGAGCAAAAATATCAACTTTACTGGGCGTGGTTGCAGGCTTTTTCTTCGCACCAGAGTATGAATATCCATCAAGATATTATTGCTGAAGCCGCAATTTTTATGCTGATGCAAGAGCAATGTGAATTCTATACTTCATTGGCTGACACCGAAGGTGTTGTTGATGGTTTATTGGGGCAGCATGGGCAAATATCGGACAGAAAAATTGCGATAAATTATCAAGAATTTATCACTCGACTTCGCCAATTTAAAAATGAACATGAACCGGCATTCAAAGGCTTCCATATTCAAAAACAAAAGGTATTAGCGGCACAACGTAAACGCTTACGATTAGAAGAGTTTAAACCAAGAGCGCTGTCTTCGTTTGTGCGTAATAAATTAATTAATGATGTTTACTTCCCGATTATTGGTATTAATTTAGCTAAACAAATTGGCGCAGCGGGTAATAATAAACGTTCTGATTTAATGGGATTATTACTGCTTATTTCTCCCCCAGGTTATGGTAAAACAACGCTTATTGAATACGTTGCCAGTAAGCTAGGTATGACCTTTGTTAAAATAAACTGTCCGTCGATAGGACACGATCAGTTGTCACTAGATCCCGCTCAGGCAAATAACTCAACAGCTAAAAATGAAGTTGAAAAGATTAACTTAGCCTTTGAAATGGGTAACAATGTTATGTTGTACCTTGATGATATTCAACATACTAATCCTGAGTTTTTACAAAAGTTTATTTCCTTGTGTGATGGCTCAAGAAAAGTGGATGGTGTTTGGAATGGAGACAGTAAAACCTATGATATGCGCGGCAAAAAATTTGCAGTTGTCATGGCTGGTAACCCTTATACCGAATCAGGAGAAGCATTTAGCATTCCTGATATGTTGGCTAACCGAGCCGATATTTATAACTTAGGTGATACCTTAAGTGGTCGAGAAGAAGAGTTCTCTTTAAGCTTTATTGAAAATAGCTTAACCAGTAATCGCTATATCGCACCACTAGCGACCCGAGATATGGGCGATCTCTATAACCTAGTTAAAATTGCCGATGGTCAACAAATCGCGACAACTGAGCTAAAACATAATTACTCGCAAGCAGAGGTCAATGAAATAGTCGCGGTTATTCAACGTATTCGTAAAATTCAAGCGACGGTATTAAAAGCTAATCAACAGTACATTGCCTCTGCCGCTCAAGACGATAAGTACCGCACTGAACCTTCGTTCAAGTTACAAGGCAGCTATCGAAATATGAATAAGATGGCGGAAAAAGTAGTACCGGTTATGACCGAAGAGGAAGTTGAGCAGCTTATCGTTGATCATTATCGCGGTGAAGCGCAAACACTCACCATAGGCGCTGAAGAAAATTTACTTAAATTAGCCGAGCTGCGCAACAATCAAACCAGTGAAGAAAAAGTGCGTTGGCAACAAATTAAGGCAGATTTTGTTCGTCATCAAAACTTGGGTGATAGTGATAATCCGATTGCGGCTGTTGCTAGCCAGATATCGTTATTGCAAAAAGGGCTCAATCAAATAGGAGAAGCCTTGTTAGAGCCTAAATCTGCAGCGTTAGATACCTTAAATGAAACGCTTGCCAGTCTTAAACTGCAAGTGAATATTGAAAAACCAGATGATTCAGCGTTAGCCGAAACGTTGGCGTTATTTAGTGAAAATATGGCGTCTTTTTTAACGCCGCTGGTGAATGCGTTACAAAGTAATAAAAATGTCGATTTGGCGATGATTGATACTTTAAAAACACTGAACCTGACTACTGAAAAATCAGTAAAAAGTTCTGAGACCCATATTCAAAAAATTAGTCGAGAACTCGCTTCAGAAAAACAAAGTAGCGATGAGCTTTCTGCGGACGAGACCTAG